The genome window TTCTTTACTACCAATACCTCCTCCCACATAGACAATGAAACTAAACATAACATTGTTTGTTTGATAGAACTATGAGAGAATTAATGGAACCAAGAAATGTTTCTCTAGTTAGCAATTTCTTTTACAGGATAAAATTCGGGGctggaaatggctcagctgtcaaTAACTGTTGCTGCTCAAGACCAGGACTCAAGTTTGCTTTTTGGTACCCACTTTGTGGCACTACGCttcctccagttccaagggatccaagtCACTGTTAGGGCATCCATTTACATCACACATTCCAAGGctggacagacatacatgcaggcaaatacacatacccaccaaaaagaaaaagaaagacagaaaaaacaagGTTATAATTCATAGTGTATCTAAAGTGTCATGAAAATGTGATGTTAATGTATGGCTAGAAATGTTGCTAATTTAGGGCATGTTAGTAAAAAATGCTTAAAACaaattatgtaataaaaataatgatttgcATATGTTTACTTTACTGATTATTTACAATCAGCCTCGTTCTTTTCGCACAGGTGTCAGAGGTTCAATAGTAAAGAGGAAAATCTCTGTGTAGTAACCGGAGAAGTACAAAGAGAATTTTGCTTACTTTACTGTGAATAATATTAAACAGTGGTAAcagcatttttatatttattttaaaacagaaacatttttataGTATGATAAAAATTCAATGTATGCATGCCTGAAAtcctcaaataattaataaaaatcacatcAAAAAGTAAAATGGAGAGACATTAAAGGAGGCTAAAGAATGGTTCTTTGTGTGATAGTCTGTTTCATTTAACTAAGTTACAAGGAAACACAAACAGATCAATTGACAGTGTTACTGCTTTGTAATGGAAATCAGAAGAATTAGGTCAGACTcacctctctacttcctgtggcCCACTCTATAATGTCTTCATATAAATGGAGCTGTTGACCATGTGGAAAATATGGGCTGAACTTTCCAATCTTCACCTTAAGTCCAAGACCATTTGGGAAATTCCAAATCTGGAAAATGTCATACTCTGCCTgcagattttctttctgtctcatatTCACTTTGCCCCCAGCAGGATTAGTGAAGTTGATCTTCCTAAAAATGGAGTATAGCTGAAAGACAGTCAGCATTTTATAGTTTAAGCACCCTGCCTTGAAGTCAGAAAACATATTCTGATTCCATCCTAAACACAACTTGATTGAAGGTGCCCAGATGTGAAATATCAATGAAAGCAAGTAGAttaataaaattatcataatGTCCCTAGAATTTTGGTTCTTTCTGAGGaaacaaccaaacacacacacagaaagacatacatgcagacaccaaacataaatattaaacattCACCCACATATAGATGCACACAGACTTAGATTCatacagagatacatacataatacagCCACATACTATTtacttacatatacacatgttagccaagacacacaaatgaatataaaggcacacaaagacacacttgtcatccaaacatacacacagaaacagaaatccaTACAAACCACATggtctcccttcccccccccaaaTTCATAGACATATtcagatacaaacacacaggaagacattGATGCAgatcacaaatacacacagatacactgaaacatagatatacatatgtgcaatcaaatctaaaaatacacacaaatcacacacataggcacatgtagacacatacactgacacatacacacaggaatatacacacagaaacacacacgtACAGAAAAAACCATTTATGTAAGACAAATTTATGCTGTTATACAAACAGACAGATATGCAGATAGACAGAAACACACATTGACACATCAACACggatatacacacagatacacagaaacagacccatacacacatgaacaatgATAACCATTTATCCACACACATGGGTACATTTATATGTATTGAACAGAATCCTACCATTACTTCCTGTGTGTTCCAGAGCCTATAGTTGGGGAATAATCACTGAATTACACTTTTAAAAACCAATCCCTACACTGACTAGCAGATATTTGACAATTAATGAATGAAAGCTTATCTTCCCATCACAGAGAGTATTAATGGGGAAGGATGTAGTTGTTTCCAGTATTAGAATAGGGGTGAggatattctcttttaaaaaatcactgaTTTTCATTGATAAATTGTATGTTCCATTCCACTGCCTTTGCCTTTGAGATTTATACCAAATATATTTACTATTTCAGGTGCAAAACAGTTCAGACACATTTATATTTGAGGAAATATTTCCTAATCTACTAGAATGGGGCATCAGAAAGACTATTAAAGACTTTGACATTGATGAAACAAACATTATCCAATATAAGATACACTACCTTCAAGCAATTAGAATTGGATCCCTTCCCTTTATCCATGGGCTGAAGGTGAATCTCATGGAAAAATTGGGCCACAATATGCACAGCATCATATATATCATAAGTGGCATCACTAAAAGCCATATCAAAAGTCTGTAATATTAGCCATTCCAAATAGACATTGGATGAGCAATTCTTCAGTGTCCTACAATTAAAAGCTGAGATTTCACAGTTAAAGTTCATCCACTCCAGACTTGCCAGGTATTCATTTGGGGTGAGAGGGCTCAATGTCTGtagaaattttttaaaaccaaaaatctCAGCATGATGGTGTGCAAAAGTTAGAGTCCTGTAAGATGAGTCAAATGTTAAGTCATGCTTACTTGTAATAACATCCCACTGTGAGGTGGTGATCCAGAGTCTCCGTATACCTAGAGATTCCCACATTTTAAAGCTTATAGCTAGAGTATTGTCTGTTTCACCATAAATGATAACAACATTTGTGGATGATGTCATGATTTGGTTATAATATATTTCGGCTCTTGACATGTATAAATGCTTGTTGACTGGAATCATGTTCACAAAGGCTAAGCACACtatattttcttccatctctcttctcaaatATGAGAGAAACTGGATACCATGATCACTGTCTGAGATGGCCAACCCAACCCAGTTCCAGCTGAAGTGAAGTATGAGGGAAATCATGGCCTGAGCTAGAGATGTGTCCTTGGGGGTCATCTGATACAGATAAGGAAATTGTTCATGATCACTCAGGATAGGATGAAAGGATCCAAAGGTAAGCTGAATGACCTAGGACAGAGCGAGGAGCATGAGGTGCCAAGCACTCCTAACAACTTGTTTAACACACTTTTCTACTAAGAGTTCTTAAATACCACATTCCCTGTTACTTTTTACCTTATCTATATttcaaaaaggaaatataaaaggCCCACGAAATCTCTAAATAGTATACTTGAACTACATAGTTTGACATAAGTGTAAGTCGAGTTTCCCCTAACATTCTTCTAAGCATCTTGGAATGGCACCAATAGTGACAGGTTATCTTGCAAAACTACCACACAAAATCTCACCTGCTGAGGATGGTAGAGGTCCATTGCTTTCCCAGCTATTAACGATCCTTCCCAGTTTGGTCCTGAAAGCATCACTAAACACATGCCCGAATCAACACAGTCATAATTAGGGGCATTATAATGACGTCCTACAGAAGATTGAACAATGTTGTATGCTTGTGACATGAACTTGCAACTATCTGTTAGATATCCAAATGCTAAAGACATATTTGGTAAAAGATCAGGGTTCCTGTTGACTTCATCCACTGAAAAAGCTACAGCGAGTGAAAACTGATTGTTGTCATCTCCTTTTCTGTAAAATGTTACAGTGATTAATAGAGACAGATTTACAGATAGTCATGTGTAATCAATTTAAACATTATCCTGCATTGGATATTATTCCAAACCATTACCAAAGACTGAAAGAAATTGTCTGTGCTTGGATGTTGGGATGACATAAGAAGATGGAAGCTTAAAAAAGCCTGTAAGAATTCATGAGAGTTTTTATCCTATAAATAAGATAAGACATCAGCATCTTCCACAGAGAGCCTTGTCCATCTCTGGCATTTGAGTGCTTGCTCAGAAGGTAAAGACAAGGCCACAGGATTTGATCAAACTGTAAACCTGATcatcctttcatttttaaattattgaacaATATGAAAAATGCATGTGGTGTGTGAGCCATTCAATTTATGGTATTTATGAATGCCTTACCTAATTCACTTAATCTTATGAAATTAACTGAGTTAGATAAGGCATTCATAAATATCAGATGTGTGCACAATTGTCTGGGAAACATTTGGTTCTTGTACTTACAATTCTTTATAATGAGTGGGCAATATAGTTAACATATCTCATTCTGCACATcttcatctattttctttctgttttatccattgaagaaataaaaacattttttaagaatttattttaaatgaattcaaATACCAGAGATGTATTTGGTAAAGATGTATGTCTGTATTCACTTGTGGGTATGGATAGCATTAATGCTCAGTTAGGTCATAAATAGGGAATAGATCCCATGGTTTTGAAATATAATTACTGTACATTAAACTGTCTTCAAATGCACAGGGATATACTTTCTCTAGATCCTGAGTATAGAGCTTAAGGGTATGTACTAACTCCTCAGTATTGttcacttattttatgtttacacCATCATGCCACATACTCACACTGTGATTATCTGACAACATAATGTTTCTAGACTACAACTATTGAATACCTTTCCAGTTACACAAACATGAGACTAGCATCCTACTTAGCTTTGTATGTGCTGGTATTACATGTTTGTAAAATACAAGACTCTAGAATGTAAAATGTATGGAAACTGTTTATGgagttttatataataaaaatggggaACAGGTCAGTTGGAAGAGAATAATACCagtttgtgtttatgtttatggGACGAATAATGACTCCTGTTTCTTCCCATTCATTTCATACCATTTAAGAAATAAAGATCAAGTATACACCTTCATTCTGAATAGTTCACTCAAACTTAAATACATTCTGTTTTCCACTTAGAAATTTTACCACTGTGATATCTCTATGTATTAAAATAGGAGTTTATGTAATTTAATttatgtaatttaaataaaataattttagaatattcTTTAATATCACACAGAAAAGTGTCATTGAAAATGAAGTAATTCAGAATAGGAATTTGAGAGCTGAAATTGTAAATCTCAAACACTAACTCCAGCACACTAACCATTAAGGAACATCAATTACTTGAGCTGTTAGAGTCCCCTAGTGGACTAAAGTGCTGTCTTTGGAAGGGAGTCTGCTCTCAGGGagtctgaaaacaaaaatgtgtataGTGCCAAAATAGGTAAAATGTGcagatatatttaatataattatctAAAGGTAAATGTGATATAAgtgtcagagaatagacagcttAGATATATACAGAGGAAAGACACATGCTTCTTAAACAATGGCAAAGTTTAACTAGTAGGTAACCCCTCTGTACCTATTAGCTACTGTTGCCAATTCGGAGATGCTACAACTGTCTCTCAGGCAATTGACAAGGCAAGTAAGCAGGGATATCCTCAGTTCTCAAAGAATGCAAACATATCATTTAATCCCATACAATCCTTCCTTAGTCTAAACAGAGAGTGAATAAATGGACTTTGAAATTAAAGGCCAACATTTGTACATGCATATAAGAGATGTATGGAAAAACAGGAACACATATGACATTCAAAGTGGGCAGATTTCCTACATCCATTCTTGATGCATCTTTTGAAGGCATAGTGTGACCACAAGCAGAGCTTCTGAGAGAATAACTGAAATCTATGTAAAAATTCTCTTCAACTAGTTGTGCCAAACATTAGATGCCCTAGCAATGCATAGGGACCTACACATCTATTGAATGTCCACCAGCTGATTATATAGGTATTTACTTGTACTCACTTAGGGTATTTACTTGTACCCACTTAGAGTTATACTCCTTGAAATAGAGTGGGGTTTCTTTTGATAAGACATCAGCTGAAACTGTGCCCCAGATACTGTGAAGAGGCAGAGTATAAGTGATGGAAAAATATATAGAGTCCTTTCTTCACTCAGCTTCCAGATTTGGAAGTTGGAGGGTAactgtgagaaaaacaaaacactctctGGAtaaattaaaactagaaaaataccattgagtcgctaaaaaaagaaatggcattGTTTATTGGTGTGCAGTTTGAAAGAACAGGGCAGAGCATTCAAGGCATTACTCTGATCCTTATTTTTTTGACCACTACTGAAATATTCATGATGACatttacatacaaatacaaaGATACTTACGGTTCTTTGAAAGGTTCTATGAAATCGTTCATGTCCATTGGCCCGGGAACTACATCAAGTATGAAGGCACATGGCTGCAGTGCTCCATCCTTGTCCTCACTCTGCTTCATTCTCCAAAAGCACCTGGGATGAATTAAACTTGCCACATGAAGTGGAATattcaggaggaagaagagcaaaataaaagtgaacatttttttctgctcTAAGCCTGGGAAATGTGGATTATGACATGCCACGCTGAATGTGGCCAAATATGATACTACTTGTGTATtcatgattcattttctttttgtgtgtttgttaagTTGTTTCCTCACCCATTGAGAATACTTTGAAAATACCTTCCCTGAGGCTCTGCATCTGATGCCCCCAATCCATGACATACAATTTGGATGATAAATATATAGGATGATAGTTAACCTTGTTGCATGATATCACTCATATTTTTGGAAATTAATGCTGCAGGGAAGATGACATTTTGGGAAAATTTGGTCCCATGACTACCTCATCAATCCGTTAATGTTAACAGCTTTAGAAATGATGTcagtggattttgttttattatcaacAGTGAGACATGCATTATTGGTTCATGAGTACTCACAAAATAAGGATTCATGGTTCCACACTGGGAATTGTGTCACAAAGTTCATGTCAGGGAAAAGCAGCTTCATGTTTAGAGTAATTGAGTTACACACAGCATTCACAGCTGGGCCTACTCTATTCCAGTGGCAGTTACAGAATATCTTACCAAAGTCTGTGATTCTATTGTCTTGAAAACTAATAATCAATTGAAATCATTTAATTTCCTGAATCCTGCTCTTTCTAAACTGTCCAGCTCATCACAGAACATTTACATAGTTCATTGACAAATTAAATGTTGATTGTTAAATATTCAAAGAGCTCCAGAAAGAACAGCAGATCTGCGTGCCATATTTCATCTACTACATAAGATATATCATCCCTCCTCTACCTAACCAGTCATTAATGAGAAGATAAATTGAATATTTGATTTCTAAACAAAGATTCCCTCTGTGATCCTCAGTTCTCACAAATCA of Onychomys torridus unplaced genomic scaffold, mOncTor1.1, whole genome shotgun sequence contains these proteins:
- the LOC118575645 gene encoding vomeronasal type-2 receptor 116-like isoform X1; amino-acid sequence: MFTFILLFFLLNIPLHVASLIHPRCFWRMKQSEDKDGALQPCAFILDVVPGPMDMNDFIEPFKEPIVSTRTKYDNNQFSLAVAFSVDEVNRNPDLLPNMSLAFGYLTDSCKFMSQAYNIVQSSVGRHYNAPNYDCVDSGMCLVMLSGPNWEGSLIAGKAMDLYHPQQVIQLTFGSFHPILSDHEQFPYLYQMTPKDTSLAQAMISLILHFSWNWVGLAISDSDHGIQFLSYLRREMEENIVCLAFVNMIPVNKHLYMSRAEIYYNQIMTSSTNVVIIYGETDNTLAISFKMWESLGIRRLWITTSQWDVITSKHDLTFDSSYRTLTFAHHHAEIFGFKKFLQTLSPLTPNEYLASLEWMNFNCEISAFNCRTLKNCSSNVYLEWLILQTFDMAFSDATYDIYDAVHIVAQFFHEIHLQPMDKGKGSNSNCLKLYSIFRKINFTNPAGGKVNMRQKENLQAEYDIFQIWNFPNGLGLKVKIGKFSPYFPHGQQLHLYEDIIEWATGSREMMSSVCSADCGPGFRKLQQEGMTVCCFDCILCPENEVSNETNVDQCVKCPEDKYSNAEQKECIPKSVVFLTYEDPLGMALTSMALCFTVCTAAVLGVFVKHHDTPIVKANNRSLSYTLLISLLFCFLCPFLFIGHPNAATCILQQITFGAVFTVAISTVLAKTVTVVLAFKVTTPGRRMRSYLTLGASKYIIATCTLIQIILCAIWLGISPPSVSIDVHSEHGQIIIVCDKGSVTAFYCVLGYHGFLTFGSFVVAFLARNLPDTFNEAKLLTFSMLLFCSVWVTFLPVYHSTKGKVMVVVEVFSILVSSAGLLGCIFIPKCYIILFKPERNSLEKIREKTSS
- the LOC118575645 gene encoding vomeronasal type-2 receptor 116-like isoform X3, producing the protein MLSGPNWEGSLIAGKAMDLYHPQQLTFGSFHPILSDHEQFPYLYQMTPKDTSLAQAMISLILHFSWNWVGLAISDSDHGIQFLSYLRREMEENIVCLAFVNMIPVNKHLYMSRAEIYYNQIMTSSTNVVIIYGETDNTLAISFKMWESLGIRRLWITTSQWDVITSKHDLTFDSSYRTLTFAHHHAEIFGFKKFLQTLSPLTPNEYLASLEWMNFNCEISAFNCRTLKNCSSNVYLEWLILQTFDMAFSDATYDIYDAVHIVAQFFHEIHLQPMDKGKGSNSNCLKLYSIFRKINFTNPAGGKVNMRQKENLQAEYDIFQIWNFPNGLGLKVKIGKFSPYFPHGQQLHLYEDIIEWATGSREMMSSVCSADCGPGFRKLQQEGMTVCCFDCILCPENEVSNETSEYVDQCVKCPEDKYSNAEQKECIPKSVVFLTYEDPLGMALTSMALCFTVCTAAVLGVFVKHHDTPIVKANNRSLSYTLLISLLFCFLCPFLFIGHPNAATCILQQITFGAVFTVAISTVLAKTVTVVLAFKVTTPGRRMRSYLTLGASKYIIATCTLIQIILCAIWLGISPPSVSIDVHSEHGQIIIVCDKGSVTAFYCVLGYHGFLTFGSFVVAFLARNLPDTFNEAKLLTFSMLLFCSVWVTFLPVYHSTKGKVMVVVEVFSILVSSAGLLGCIFIPKCYIILFKPERNSLEKIREKTSS
- the LOC118575645 gene encoding vomeronasal type-2 receptor 116-like isoform X2, which codes for MFTFILLFFLLNIPLHVASLIHPRCFWRMKQSEDKDGALQPCAFILDVVPGPMDMNDFIEPFKEPKGDDNNQFSLAVAFSVDEVNRNPDLLPNMSLAFGYLTDSCKFMSQAYNIVQSSVGRHYNAPNYDCVDSGMCLVMLSGPNWEGSLIAGKAMDLYHPQQVIQLTFGSFHPILSDHEQFPYLYQMTPKDTSLAQAMISLILHFSWNWVGLAISDSDHGIQFLSYLRREMEENIVCLAFVNMIPVNKHLYMSRAEIYYNQIMTSSTNVVIIYGETDNTLAISFKMWESLGIRRLWITTSQWDVITSKHDLTFDSSYRTLTFAHHHAEIFGFKKFLQTLSPLTPNEYLASLEWMNFNCEISAFNCRTLKNCSSNVYLEWLILQTFDMAFSDATYDIYDAVHIVAQFFHEIHLQPMDKGKGSNSNCLKLYSIFRKINFTNPAGGKVNMRQKENLQAEYDIFQIWNFPNGLGLKVKIGKFSPYFPHGQQLHLYEDIIEWATGSREMMSSVCSADCGPGFRKLQQEGMTVCCFDCILCPENEVSNETNVDQCVKCPEDKYSNAEQKECIPKSVVFLTYEDPLGMALTSMALCFTVCTAAVLGVFVKHHDTPIVKANNRSLSYTLLISLLFCFLCPFLFIGHPNAATCILQQITFGAVFTVAISTVLAKTVTVVLAFKVTTPGRRMRSYLTLGASKYIIATCTLIQIILCAIWLGISPPSVSIDVHSEHGQIIIVCDKGSVTAFYCVLGYHGFLTFGSFVVAFLARNLPDTFNEAKLLTFSMLLFCSVWVTFLPVYHSTKGKVMVVVEVFSILVSSAGLLGCIFIPKCYIILFKPERNSLEKIREKTSS